In Verrucomicrobiota bacterium, the DNA window TGTTCTTCAACGGTGAGGCGATTTATGACGTTCGACCGTGGGTGGTGACGAATGATGGACCCATCTACTACACCAAAGCCAAAGAGAGCCAGACGGTCTATGCCTTTCTCACCGGAGAGCCCTGGGAGTATGCCCAACGCAAGGAAGTTACCCTTCGAAGCATTCGTGCCACGGAGAACACGGAAGTAAGCATGGTGGGACAGAACGGAAAGGTGCTGGAGCACTCTCCACATGCCGATATCGAAACCCGCGGGGTGCAGAAGAATGATGGCCTACACATCAGCACCGTGCGTGCCTACAGACCGTATAACAACCGGAAGTGGCCCAACCCTGCCGTTCTCCGAATAACTAATGCGGCCCCAATTTGAAGCGATCCAAAGATATGAAAAATACCCCTCAAAAAATGAATGAAGCCATAGCACTACTCGGCATGGTCGCTTTGGCGTTGGGAAACGCCATCGCTGACGATCTTCACCCGGACACACCCCGCTTTACAGCCGAACAGGTCTTGAATGGTGAGTTTCCGGGACGAAAAGCATCACCCACGGTAGAGGCCATCCATGACGCGACTGGGTTTGCCTTTGATCGCCTCTACAGTGTTCCGGCTCCAGGAGTCCATCCGCGTATCTTGTTTGGTCCGGATGACTTACCGCGGATACGCAGCCAAATTGAAAGAAGCAAACATGCTTCCAAAGTGCTGTCCGACATGCGTATCCGCACGGACAAAACACTGTCCGAAGGTTGGGTTGCCGAGGTGTATCGGGACTTGGCGGCCGGTGGGACCGATGGATTTGTCAAGCTGGCCGAAGGGTCGCAAAAACAGATTGATCAGTTAAGTGATACTCTGGAAGACGTGGCCTTTTTGGCCTTGTTCGATGACGACCTAGTAACCGGAGAGCGTAATGCAGCCGCCATTACCTCCTACGCTCGGTGGCTACAACCTCAGGTGGATGAAGCTTCCCTGCAGCCTCAGGCAGGCAATCATTCCGTGCTGATCCGCTACATCACGGGCAGGGATGGCGGGCTCGGTTTTATGTATGATTTTTCACAGCCGTTCATGAACGAGGAACAAACCGAAACGGTTCGACACCTCATCGCCTCGGTCACTCATGGACGTTACGGGCTGGGCATGGATTTACCGCCTCATTGGGTGAACTGGAATTTTATCGGATTCGGCCTCTATTTCCCACTCACCGCACTGGCGATCGAGGGAGAAGAAGGCTATGACCCACGCATTTACCAGCGGGGAGCCGAGCTGGCGGAGAACTATATCTTATACGGAACCTCGGAAAACGGAGTCGGAACCGAGGCAATGGGTTACCATACGGGTGGCTTGAAGGCGACCGCACTCATGATGATCGCGATGGCCAATCGAGGGGACAATATCTTCACTCTGGAACGCTGGCGGCGCGTGCTCGACACCTGGGCGATCCATGCCATGCAACCCTATGGTCAAGAATGGGTCAGCAGTGGCGACCTGGGCTCCTTTCCGCCTGCTGAACGATTGGTTGAAGTCGCTCGGTTCTTCTTTCCGGAAGACGAGCGAATCGCGTTTGTGGAACAAAACCTAGAGGATAAACGCTCTCTGGATCACTACATGTCGCTGCGGTGGTTACAACTGGTTTGCCCACCCGACCTCGACGATGAGATGGAGGGCTTGAGCATGGCCCAATTCGGTTTGCCGGAGACCTTGTTTGATGAGCAGCGTGGGAAATTATTCACTCGAACCGGCTGGGGCGAAGAGGATCTATATCTTCAGGTAGTTTGCCGAAGCGACACGATCTTTGCCTCTCACGACCATGCGGACCGAGGAGCCTTCTACCTAACCTCCCATGGGCAACCTTGGGCGGTGAGTTCCATGCGCTCGATCGAGTCGCAATACCTGAATGTCGTTACGATCAATGGGCGAGGACAGAGCCATTATGCGCCACCGGGCAAGTGGATTGAGGTGTCTGATACACCCGAGGCTACCTTTGCCGTGGTGGATACCAAATACTGCTATGACTGGCGGTGGATGAAAACCAGTTTTCTCATAACCGATGAACAACTGGAAAACGAACCGTGGTTGGAGTGGACCCGTGAGCATCGGGATCGACTGCTTTCGCACACGCCCCGCGAACTATGGGAACGCGACCCTTTGCCCGTTGTGACGGAGTTTTACGAAGGTTACATGGCGGGAAACCCACGGTTTTGGACTTCGGAGGATTCCTGGGTAATCCGTGCACCCCACTACCCCGTCGAAAAGTCCTTCCGCACGATCGGACTGATCAAGGGCGAGCGTCCGTATGTCCTGATTGCGGATGACATCCGCAAGGACGATGCCGAGAATTCCTATCAATGGCGTATGCGTATGCCGAACTGGATTGAAGCTTACGATATTTCTGCGGATGAGGCTTTGTTGGGACGCATCTCCGAAAGGCGTGACACTTCCTATCGCCCCCAAGTGGCTCACAATAGAAGTGGACGTCCCCTACCTCAGAAAGGTCAGCCGATGTTGTTGGTTCGAGTGCTGCAGGCAAACCAGCCGGATATTCCCACCTATCAGGATAGCATGGCACTAGAGACCGTTGGCTTCGTGCGGCATGACGACACATTCCAATTCCATGGGCGAAAGATGGGAATGGGCAAACGCCTCATGGTTCCCAGCCGATCCGTCGAGCCGGGATACAAGATTCTGCTTTTTCCGCATCGCCATGGCGATCCATTGCCAACGACCGAGCTAACCGATGATGGGACGAAGTTAACGGTCGCTTGGGAAGACCAAAAGGATGTCTTCGCGCTGTCCGTGAATGAAAAAGGTCGCACCGTATTTGAGCTGGAAAAATAGACGAAAAAGGAGAGACCTACGGTGAGAATCAAGTGGATGGATGATGAGCTGGTGAAGCTCTCGATCAACTTTCACTGGCATAGCTTCATGGAGGTGAGCAGCCAGTATGATGCGGATAAATTCATCGCGAATCTTAAGCAAACCGGCGTCAAGACGGTGACCATCGAAGCGAAATGCGGGATCGGATATACCTACTATCCCTCGAAATACGGTCTCCCTCATCCGCAGTTGAAATCTGACTACTTCGGAGAGCGTCTGAAGGTTCTCAAGGAAAACGGATTTCGTGTCATCGCTTACTTCAGCCTGGGCATGGACGGAGTCAATTGTATCGGGCACGATGACTACGTGAAGTCATGGTGCACGAAGAAGAAACACGAATTGGACAGCATCGTGATGCTGAACCTCAACTCTGGGATCTACGACAAAGTCATTCTTCCGCAGATGAAGGAAATCCTGGAAGGATACGACATCGATGCTTTCTGGATGGATATATTCTCCAACGACCCCTACTGGGGCACCAACGAAGACGGCTATACCAAGAGGTTGTATTACGAATGGCTCAAAAACTTCTCACACGAGAAGGGCAAAGACACGAGCTTTGCTCAGTTTCAGATCCGTCATACCGAATTGTTACGAAAAAAGATTGCAGACGACCTCGCCGAATACCGGAAGACCGTTCCCTTTGCCCTTAACTCATCCTATCGTTATGCCAGACAGGAGGGAATCGTAACGGATTACCTGAGTCGGGATGCGGTCGAAACCCATTGTGGCAACCCCCTCGAAGGCAGCTATGTAAGCCGGTTCTTTGCGTCGACCAACTACTCCTCGTATATCGACATTCCCGTCTGCAATGATTGGGGAAAGTGGAACTACAAAAACTCCGACGTCCTGTTGCGGGAAGCTCTTTGTATCCTCACGGGAGGATCCACCGTCAACATTTATGATCCCCTGTGCTCGACCGGGATGTATGATGATGATCGGTGTAAACGGATATCCGGGGTTCTGTCTGAGATAAGAGAACGTGAGCCATGGTTCAAGAATGCAAGCCACGAACCGGAGGTCTACCTGTTGTCCTGCTCCGAGAGTGATGAAGTCAACAGCATGAACTTTCTCTCCGATTCGGACGGATCACAAACGGATATGGTGGATCAGCTTAACTTGTCCTTTGTCGTCCAAGCACATCAGGTCGCTGCCAATATATTGGCCACCGAAAGCTATAACTATGGAGCGTGCAGCGAGATTGGTTTGTCCAAAGTTTGCGCTAAAGATACCACCAAAGTCATCATCTGCCCATTTTCTCCTGTAATCAATGATCAGCTCCACCGGGAGTTAGAGGCATTCGTGAAACGGGGAGGAATTCTCGTTCTTGCCGGCGAGATCGATCCGATACTGATGGAGCTTTGTGGCATCGACTCTTTAGCCAAATCGAGCGGGAAGATGTGTTATCTGCGGGTCGAAGAGCCTCTGCTCGAGGGAGAGGTGATCGACCAGCTCCCCGTTCCAGTGATGACTAAACGCATGACCTTTGACGTGGATCAAGGAACTGTGCTGGCGAGAACCGGTCCGGTCAGACATGAGGAACACCATGACGAAAACTATATCTGGGGTTATCCGGAACCGAGCTATGAATATGATAGTGTTGGCATTCTAAAAACAAAGAAGGGCAAAGGAAGCATCCTCTATTTTGGTTTCCATCTCTTTGAAGCCTACGGCAAATCGCCCTCCCATGACCTAAGCTCTATCCTAAAGGAGTCCTTGAAGACCTGCGGTTTCCGCCAAGAGTTCTACAACAAGGAAAACCAGCACCTCGAAATCTCAAAATGGGGCGACGGAGAGAAGCAATGGCTTCACATCGTCAACATGACGAACCTCTACGAAAAACTGGACAATCCATCGAGCAATAAGATGAATCCCGCCCGCCGTGTTTCCAAGCTACGGTCCATTCGCGTCCATTCAAAATCGCAGAGACCGCAGAGAGCAACATTGCAACCAGCAGGTCTAATCTGCAAGATTCTTGAAGGTGATGAGCATAGAGAGTGGTATGTGGAGATTCCCGAGCTCCATGTTCATCAGATTCTGGAACTGCAGACCCAATGAAATCTCCGAATACCCTTCTTGCTTCGATCAGTTTTTTACTGATGGGCCTCATTGGTCCACAGAATTTAGAAGCCTCTGCCTCCTCTCCGACGGATCATACCAACTTTGTTATCATCCTCGCGGATGATCTCGGCTATGGTGATTTGGGCTGTTACGGCGGAGCACGAGGGTATCAAACTCCAGAGATCGACCGGATGGCCGCTGAGGGGGTGCTATTAACGGATTTCTATGCGCCGGACTCCATCTGCACCCCATCGCGCGCCGGACTGCTGACAGGTAGGTTGGCCGAGCGAATGGCCACCGACATGAAGGTATTTTTTCCCTGGAGTCTGACTGGGATGCCGGAGGAGGAGGTAACGATTGCGGAAATGCTCAAAACAAAAGGATATGCCACCGCAATGATCGGCAAGTGGCACCTGGGACATCTGCCTCAGTTTCTACCGACAGAGCAGGGATTTGATCTGTTCTGGGGAATCCCCTACAGCAACGACATGTCACAGGATGGCGGTGTACCCGCAGCGGATGATGTCAGGTTTTTCGAGGGTATGACACTGGAGGATTATCAATCCTACCGGCCCAGCGCAAAAATGGAGGAAGACCCTGATTATAGAGGTTTTAGAGATCCTAAATACAGAGTCTTTCGCAACAAGGTGCCACTCATGTCTGGCACGGAAGTGACCGAGTGGCCCGTCGATCAGGCTGAATTGACGAGGAGATACACGGAGAAAGCCGTCGAGTTCATCGAAGCGAATGCGGACCGACCGTTCTTTTTTGTTCTGGCCCATACGATGCCTCACATCCCCTTGTTTGTTTCCGAGAAATTCAGTGGCGAATCGGAAAGAGGACTCTACGGGGATGTGATCGAAGAGATGGACTGGTCAGTCGGTCGGGTTTTAGAAACCCTTCGATCTTACGGTTTGGACGAGAATACCCTCGTCGTTTTCACCTCCGATAACGGACCGTGGAAAAGTATGGGAGAGAACGGCGGTTCCGCGGGGCCGTTTCGCGATGGGAAAGGCAGTAGTTACGAAGGCGGATTTCGCGTTCCGGGTATTTTCTGGTTGCCGGGTAGCATTCCCGCCGGGAAAACGTCTGCCTTTATCTCTTCCCAGCTGGATCTTTTGCCAACATTCGCCGCAATCTCCGGCGCAGAGATTCCGGATCGCCCACTCGACGGCGTGAACATTAGCCAAGCGCTGGCCGGTAACAAAAATGATCTGCCTGAGGTCTTTGTCTACAACAACCGGAATGTGATTCGGATGGGAAACTGGAAGTATCGGAAAGGCCTCACCCATGGCATCTGGTCAGGGTATCCACGGGACTTCGAGAACCCCGAGGTGGAGCAGCTTTTCAACCTGGAAGACGATCCAGGAGAGCAGG includes these proteins:
- a CDS encoding sulfatase, coding for MKSPNTLLASISFLLMGLIGPQNLEASASSPTDHTNFVIILADDLGYGDLGCYGGARGYQTPEIDRMAAEGVLLTDFYAPDSICTPSRAGLLTGRLAERMATDMKVFFPWSLTGMPEEEVTIAEMLKTKGYATAMIGKWHLGHLPQFLPTEQGFDLFWGIPYSNDMSQDGGVPAADDVRFFEGMTLEDYQSYRPSAKMEEDPDYRGFRDPKYRVFRNKVPLMSGTEVTEWPVDQAELTRRYTEKAVEFIEANADRPFFFVLAHTMPHIPLFVSEKFSGESERGLYGDVIEEMDWSVGRVLETLRSYGLDENTLVVFTSDNGPWKSMGENGGSAGPFRDGKGSSYEGGFRVPGIFWLPGSIPAGKTSAFISSQLDLLPTFAAISGAEIPDRPLDGVNISQALAGNKNDLPEVFVYNNRNVIRMGNWKYRKGLTHGIWSGYPRDFENPEVEQLFNLEDDPGEQVNLIEQYPEKTDALKSYLNQFRTQAFDQ
- a CDS encoding alpha-L-fucosidase, with protein sequence MRIKWMDDELVKLSINFHWHSFMEVSSQYDADKFIANLKQTGVKTVTIEAKCGIGYTYYPSKYGLPHPQLKSDYFGERLKVLKENGFRVIAYFSLGMDGVNCIGHDDYVKSWCTKKKHELDSIVMLNLNSGIYDKVILPQMKEILEGYDIDAFWMDIFSNDPYWGTNEDGYTKRLYYEWLKNFSHEKGKDTSFAQFQIRHTELLRKKIADDLAEYRKTVPFALNSSYRYARQEGIVTDYLSRDAVETHCGNPLEGSYVSRFFASTNYSSYIDIPVCNDWGKWNYKNSDVLLREALCILTGGSTVNIYDPLCSTGMYDDDRCKRISGVLSEIREREPWFKNASHEPEVYLLSCSESDEVNSMNFLSDSDGSQTDMVDQLNLSFVVQAHQVAANILATESYNYGACSEIGLSKVCAKDTTKVIICPFSPVINDQLHRELEAFVKRGGILVLAGEIDPILMELCGIDSLAKSSGKMCYLRVEEPLLEGEVIDQLPVPVMTKRMTFDVDQGTVLARTGPVRHEEHHDENYIWGYPEPSYEYDSVGILKTKKGKGSILYFGFHLFEAYGKSPSHDLSSILKESLKTCGFRQEFYNKENQHLEISKWGDGEKQWLHIVNMTNLYEKLDNPSSNKMNPARRVSKLRSIRVHSKSQRPQRATLQPAGLICKILEGDEHREWYVEIPELHVHQILELQTQ